One segment of Ahaetulla prasina isolate Xishuangbanna chromosome 9, ASM2864084v1, whole genome shotgun sequence DNA contains the following:
- the TMEM230 gene encoding transmembrane protein 230 isoform X1: MPSRTNLAASIPSSKVKYSKLACTDEGYIDLQFKKSPPKVPYKAIALATVLFLIGTLLIIIGALLLAGYISQGGTDRAIPVLIIGILVFLPGFYHLRIAYFASKGYRGYSYDDIPDFDD, from the exons ATGCCGTCCAGGACGAATTTGGCTGCTTCCATCCCCAGCAGCAAAGTGAAATATTCTAAGCTCGCTTGCACGGATGAAGGGTACATTGATCTGCAG TTCAAGAAGAGCCCCCCGAAGGTTCCCTACAAGGCGATTGCGCTGGCCACCGTGCTGTTCCTGATCGGGACCCTCCTCATCATCATCGGTGCGCTCCTCCTGGCAGGATACATTAGCCAAGGG GGAACCGATCGCGCAATTCCTGTCTTGATCATCGGAATCCTGGTTTTCCTTCCTGGCTTCTACCACCTGCGAATCGCCTACTTCGCTTCCAAAGGCTACCGGGGCTATTCTTACGACGACATTCCGGATTTCGATGATTAG
- the TMEM230 gene encoding transmembrane protein 230 isoform X2 — translation MPSRTNLAASIPSSKVKYSKLACTDEGYIDLQFKKSPPKVPYKAIALATVLFLIGTLLIIIGALLLAGYISQGPLEIIFTAAFEALSCLVTFLLLLLFCLSSREPIAQFLS, via the exons ATGCCGTCCAGGACGAATTTGGCTGCTTCCATCCCCAGCAGCAAAGTGAAATATTCTAAGCTCGCTTGCACGGATGAAGGGTACATTGATCTGCAG TTCAAGAAGAGCCCCCCGAAGGTTCCCTACAAGGCGATTGCGCTGGCCACCGTGCTGTTCCTGATCGGGACCCTCCTCATCATCATCGGTGCGCTCCTCCTGGCAGGATACATTAGCCAAGGG CCCCTGGAGATCATCTTCACTGCTGCCTTCGAGGCCTTGAGCTGCCTGgtgaccttcctcctcctcctcctcttctgtctGTCCTCCAGGGAACCGATCGCGCAATTCCTGTCTTGA